A genomic window from Luteolibacter sp. LG18 includes:
- a CDS encoding ABC transporter permease: MSLFRVIGRLILDFLVYLGEIAMLVSETFVSLTRGKIRPRLVLAQIAETGYRSQPVVIVTGAFTGAVLAAQAMFQFKPLGMETGGGALVSVAMLRELGPSVTALMLAGRVGAAMAAEIGTMKVTEQIDALRSMNVHPIDYLVTPRLLAMVLAMPLLIAESAGFGIIASVIVGIGPFGVNPAYWLTQMGRYTDITDIIIALTKGFVFGMLIVIISCDQGLKANQGAVGVGRGTTRAMVYSALAILIVNFFLTLLMNIIFPAGAATK; encoded by the coding sequence CGCGATGCTCGTGAGCGAGACCTTTGTCTCCCTGACCCGCGGCAAGATCCGCCCCCGGCTGGTGCTCGCGCAAATCGCGGAAACCGGCTACCGCTCGCAGCCGGTGGTGATCGTGACCGGCGCCTTCACCGGCGCGGTGCTGGCGGCCCAGGCGATGTTCCAGTTCAAGCCTCTGGGCATGGAAACCGGCGGCGGCGCGCTGGTGAGCGTGGCCATGCTGCGCGAGCTGGGCCCCTCCGTGACCGCGCTGATGCTGGCCGGACGCGTCGGCGCGGCGATGGCCGCCGAGATCGGCACCATGAAGGTCACCGAGCAGATCGACGCGCTACGATCGATGAACGTCCATCCGATCGATTATCTGGTCACTCCCCGCCTGCTGGCGATGGTGCTGGCGATGCCGCTGCTGATCGCGGAATCCGCGGGCTTCGGGATCATCGCCTCGGTCATCGTGGGCATTGGCCCGTTCGGCGTGAACCCGGCCTACTGGCTCACCCAGATGGGTCGCTACACCGACATCACCGACATCATCATCGCTCTGACCAAGGGTTTCGTGTTCGGCATGCTGATCGTGATCATCTCCTGCGACCAGGGACTGAAGGCGAACCAAGGCGCGGTGGGCGTCGGCCGCGGCACCACCCGGGCGATGGTGTATTCCGCGCTGGCGATCCTGATCGTGAACTTCTTCCTGACGCTGCTGATGAACATCATCTTCCCGGCAGGCGCGGCAACGAAGTAG
- the sucB gene encoding dihydrolipoyllysine-residue succinyltransferase, with translation MSLDIKVPAAGESITSANVARWHKKNGESVRKGEVLVTLETDKVSNELEADGDGILQILVGEGEEVSIGTIIGHIEETAGAAPAADGAAPAPAPAAAVAAPVSAPAAGGTVEIKVPAAGESITSANVAAWRKKDGDQVTKGEVLVTLETDKVSNELEAEASGKLKILVPEGEEVAIGAVIATIEVGAAGAAPAPAAAPAPAPVSIPAPAAAAPAPAPGAATGVTAPRLKPDLSVVSTPVEKASAPTASEDGRTTRKKMSMLRRKIATHLVNAQQTAAILTTFNEVDMSAVMDLRKQVQDEFMKKHGVKLGFMSFFVKAVAQALKDVPQINARIEGTDIIENHFYDIGVAIGTEKGLIVPVLRDTDKKSFAQIEQDILDYAKKGKEGKIAIEDLQGGVFTISNGGTYGSLLSTPILNPPQSGILGMHTIQQRPVAVNGQVVIRPMMYLALSYDHRIVDGKEAVTFLIRIKECLETPTRLLLEM, from the coding sequence ATGTCCCTCGACATCAAAGTTCCCGCCGCTGGCGAATCCATCACCTCCGCCAACGTGGCGCGCTGGCACAAGAAAAACGGCGAGTCCGTCCGCAAGGGCGAAGTGCTCGTCACTCTCGAGACCGACAAGGTTTCCAATGAACTCGAAGCCGATGGCGACGGGATCCTCCAGATCCTCGTCGGCGAGGGCGAGGAAGTGTCCATCGGCACCATCATCGGCCACATCGAGGAGACGGCCGGTGCCGCTCCGGCCGCCGATGGCGCGGCTCCTGCTCCGGCTCCTGCCGCCGCGGTGGCGGCCCCGGTTTCCGCTCCCGCGGCCGGTGGCACCGTCGAGATCAAGGTTCCCGCGGCCGGTGAATCCATCACCTCCGCCAATGTCGCCGCTTGGCGCAAGAAGGACGGTGATCAGGTCACCAAGGGCGAGGTGCTCGTGACGCTCGAGACCGACAAGGTTTCCAACGAGCTGGAGGCGGAAGCCTCCGGCAAGCTGAAGATCCTCGTGCCCGAGGGCGAGGAAGTCGCCATCGGTGCCGTGATCGCCACCATCGAGGTGGGTGCCGCCGGTGCCGCTCCGGCTCCTGCCGCCGCTCCCGCGCCCGCTCCGGTTTCCATCCCGGCTCCTGCCGCCGCCGCTCCGGCCCCGGCTCCCGGTGCCGCCACCGGCGTGACCGCCCCGCGCCTGAAGCCGGACCTGTCCGTCGTCAGCACGCCGGTCGAGAAGGCCTCCGCGCCGACCGCCTCCGAGGATGGCCGCACCACCCGCAAGAAGATGAGCATGCTGCGCCGCAAGATCGCGACGCACCTCGTCAACGCGCAGCAGACCGCCGCCATCCTCACCACCTTCAACGAGGTGGACATGTCCGCCGTCATGGACCTCCGCAAGCAGGTGCAGGACGAGTTCATGAAGAAGCACGGCGTGAAGCTCGGTTTCATGTCCTTCTTCGTGAAGGCCGTGGCCCAGGCGCTCAAGGATGTGCCGCAGATCAATGCGCGCATCGAGGGCACGGACATCATCGAGAACCACTTCTACGACATCGGCGTGGCCATCGGCACCGAGAAGGGCCTGATCGTCCCGGTCCTCCGCGACACGGACAAGAAGAGCTTCGCCCAGATCGAGCAGGACATCCTCGACTACGCCAAGAAGGGCAAGGAAGGGAAGATCGCCATCGAGGACCTCCAGGGCGGTGTCTTCACGATCTCGAACGGCGGCACCTACGGTTCGCTGCTCTCGACCCCGATCCTCAACCCGCCGCAGAGCGGCATCCTCGGCATGCACACCATCCAGCAGCGCCCCGTGGCGGTGAATGGCCAGGTCGTCATCCGCCCGATGATGTATCTCGCCCTCAGCTACGACCACCGCATCGTGGACGGCAAGGAGGCGGTGACCTTCCTGATCCGCATCAAGGAGTGCCTGGAGACCCCGACGCGCCTGCTGCTCGAAATGTGA
- a CDS encoding 2-oxoglutarate dehydrogenase E1 component — protein sequence MNSSVSARLNADLLEEKYAQWIEDPRSVEPTWSAFFEGFELGAAQSRKAEVAGAAGTATIAEPGADLAFYGKVVSLVYNYRTLGHTQARINPLEETQERNPRLRLDQFGFSEADLDREASTQFLLHGEKMKLRDMVAALENIYSGAIGFEFMHINNTTVRHWVRERIEQHARREADPAERKVNSLRWLLEAESFENFLGKKFLGEKRFSLEGGEGAMVVLNAILERCPGAGVQEIEMGMAHRGRLNVLANFVRKSLTTILYEFTPNYIPDLVAGDGDVKYHLGYESIRELADGKVRVNLAANPSHLEAVNPVVEGKARARQRVLGDDGVATDRKRVLPVLLHGDAAFAGQGSVAEVLNLSQLPGYRTGGTIHLIINNQVGFTTLPADARSSAYATDVAKMIEAPILHVNGEEPMELYWAAQFALEFRQKFGRDIVIDMYCYRRQGHNENDQAAFTQPHIAKKIEARKTFGQIYKAQLVETAVLTQPEADALEQAIWDKFEESYQKMVTATEAGDRTVFGGSTAVEQPPYSHTPVATGISKDRLQHIGKVLTTIPEGFHLNPTLAKRFIPRRIEALHNGGPIDWAFAESLAFGSLLMEQTPVRLSGQDCRRGTFSQRHAVFYDYETRERHIALEHLSEDQSKFCVYNSFLSEFAVLGFDYGYSLSYPQMLTLWEAQFGDFSNGAQVIIDQFISSAESKWQTPSDLVMLLPHAYEGQGPEHSSARLERFLQLCAEDNLIVGNFTTPAQYFHALRRQKRREFRKPLILMTPKSLLTRAEAVSNEADFLEGSCFQEILPDPKEFANPQAVERVIFCSGKVYYDLAAKREEKAIDNAAILRVEQLYPFHQEMVEALLSQYPNATRFVWCQEEPQNMGAYTYIAPLLEDVLGKKPVYAGRERASSPAAGSKAMHYREQKALLEEAFTL from the coding sequence ATGAACTCATCGGTTTCGGCCCGCCTCAACGCGGATTTGCTCGAGGAAAAGTACGCCCAGTGGATCGAAGACCCGCGCTCCGTCGAGCCGACCTGGTCCGCATTCTTCGAAGGATTTGAACTCGGTGCCGCGCAGTCGCGGAAGGCTGAAGTCGCAGGGGCCGCCGGAACCGCCACCATCGCCGAGCCGGGCGCCGACCTCGCCTTCTACGGCAAGGTGGTGAGCCTCGTTTACAACTACCGCACGCTCGGCCACACTCAGGCTCGCATCAATCCGCTGGAGGAGACCCAGGAGCGCAACCCGCGCTTGCGCCTCGACCAGTTCGGCTTCTCCGAGGCCGATCTCGACCGCGAGGCCTCCACCCAGTTCCTCCTCCACGGCGAGAAGATGAAGCTGCGGGACATGGTGGCCGCCCTGGAGAACATCTACTCGGGAGCCATCGGCTTCGAGTTCATGCACATCAACAACACGACCGTGCGCCACTGGGTGCGCGAGCGGATCGAGCAGCACGCGCGCCGCGAGGCGGATCCCGCGGAGCGCAAGGTCAACTCGCTGCGCTGGCTGCTGGAAGCCGAGTCGTTCGAGAATTTCCTCGGCAAAAAGTTCCTCGGCGAGAAGCGCTTCTCGCTGGAAGGCGGCGAAGGCGCGATGGTGGTGCTCAATGCCATCCTCGAGCGCTGCCCCGGCGCGGGCGTGCAGGAGATCGAGATGGGCATGGCCCACCGCGGCCGCCTGAACGTGCTCGCGAACTTCGTCCGCAAGTCGCTCACCACGATCCTCTATGAATTCACGCCGAACTACATCCCGGACCTCGTGGCCGGCGATGGCGACGTGAAGTACCACCTCGGTTACGAGAGCATCCGCGAACTGGCCGATGGCAAGGTGCGCGTGAACCTCGCCGCCAACCCGTCCCACCTCGAAGCCGTGAACCCGGTGGTCGAGGGCAAGGCCCGCGCCCGCCAGCGCGTGCTCGGCGACGACGGCGTGGCCACCGACCGCAAGCGGGTCCTGCCGGTGCTGCTGCACGGTGACGCTGCCTTCGCCGGCCAGGGCTCCGTGGCGGAAGTGCTGAACCTTTCCCAGCTCCCGGGCTACCGCACCGGCGGCACCATCCACCTCATCATCAACAACCAGGTCGGCTTCACCACGCTGCCGGCCGATGCCCGCTCCTCCGCCTACGCGACGGACGTGGCGAAGATGATCGAGGCCCCGATCCTCCACGTGAACGGCGAGGAGCCGATGGAGCTTTACTGGGCCGCCCAGTTCGCCCTCGAGTTCCGCCAGAAGTTCGGTCGCGACATCGTGATCGACATGTACTGCTACCGCCGCCAGGGCCACAACGAGAACGACCAGGCCGCCTTCACCCAGCCGCACATCGCGAAGAAGATCGAGGCCCGCAAGACCTTCGGCCAGATCTACAAGGCCCAGCTCGTCGAAACCGCCGTGCTCACCCAGCCGGAAGCCGACGCGCTCGAGCAGGCCATCTGGGACAAGTTCGAGGAGAGCTACCAGAAGATGGTGACGGCCACCGAGGCCGGTGACCGCACCGTGTTCGGTGGTTCCACGGCGGTCGAACAGCCGCCGTATTCCCACACCCCGGTTGCCACCGGCATTAGCAAGGACCGCCTCCAGCACATCGGCAAGGTACTCACGACCATCCCGGAGGGTTTCCATCTCAACCCGACGCTGGCCAAGCGCTTCATCCCGCGTCGCATCGAGGCCCTGCACAACGGCGGCCCGATCGACTGGGCCTTCGCCGAGTCGCTGGCCTTCGGCTCGCTGCTTATGGAGCAGACTCCGGTGCGCCTCTCCGGCCAGGACTGCCGCCGCGGCACGTTCTCGCAGCGCCACGCGGTGTTCTACGATTACGAGACCCGCGAACGCCACATCGCCCTCGAGCACCTCTCGGAAGACCAGTCGAAGTTCTGCGTTTACAACTCGTTCCTGTCCGAGTTCGCCGTGCTCGGTTTCGACTACGGCTACTCGCTGAGCTACCCGCAGATGCTCACCCTCTGGGAAGCTCAGTTCGGTGACTTCTCGAACGGCGCGCAGGTCATCATCGACCAGTTCATTTCCTCCGCCGAGTCGAAGTGGCAGACGCCGAGCGACCTGGTGATGCTGCTGCCGCACGCCTACGAAGGCCAGGGCCCGGAGCATTCCAGCGCCCGCTTGGAACGCTTCCTGCAACTGTGCGCGGAGGACAACCTGATCGTCGGCAACTTCACCACGCCGGCTCAGTACTTCCACGCGCTGCGCCGCCAGAAGCGCCGCGAGTTCCGCAAGCCGCTCATCCTGATGACGCCGAAGAGCCTCCTCACCCGCGCCGAAGCCGTTTCCAACGAAGCGGACTTCCTCGAGGGCTCCTGCTTCCAGGAAATCCTGCCCGATCCGAAGGAATTCGCGAACCCGCAGGCCGTGGAGCGCGTGATCTTCTGCTCCGGCAAGGTTTACTACGACCTCGCCGCCAAGCGCGAGGAGAAGGCGATCGACAACGCCGCCATCCTCCGCGTCGAGCAGCTCTATCCGTTCCACCAGGAGATGGTCGAGGCCCTGCTCAGCCAGTATCCGAACGCGACCCGCTTCGTGTGGTGCCAGGAAGAGCCGCAGAACATGGGTGCCTACACCTACATCGCCCCGCTGCTGGAGGATGTCCTCGGCAAGAAGCCGGTTTACGCCGGACGCGAGCGCGCCTCCAGCCCGGCCGCCGGTTCGAAGGCCATGCACTACCGCGAGCAAAAGGCGCTTCTCGAAGAAGCCTTCACACTCTAA
- a CDS encoding ATP-binding cassette domain-containing protein yields MIEVNNLTKRFPRHEAVRGISFSVAKGEIVGFLGPNGAGKTTTLRMLTGYLPPTSGSAKVANHDIFRESIEARRKIGYMPENVPLYDDMRVREYLRFRAELKGLSGRDARRRVSEVIETCGLEAVKKKMIRVCSKGYRQRVGLADALVHQPELLILDEPTNGLDPNQIRQIRELIRQLAERHTVLVSTHILHEVEMTCNRVIIIDGGKIKAQDTPKNLVAGMRAAGKVHLEVAADPQVVSAALSRLDNVKRVTTEPRDDRWTHFEVLVDSGTDARERINNLVAQYAWPMRSLFRKEATLEDVFVELTRRD; encoded by the coding sequence ATGATCGAAGTCAACAATCTGACCAAACGGTTCCCCCGCCACGAAGCCGTCCGCGGCATCAGTTTCTCGGTGGCCAAAGGGGAAATCGTGGGTTTCCTAGGGCCCAACGGCGCCGGCAAAACCACCACCCTGCGGATGCTGACCGGCTACCTGCCGCCCACCTCCGGCAGTGCGAAAGTGGCGAATCACGACATTTTCCGCGAATCGATCGAAGCACGTCGCAAAATCGGGTATATGCCCGAAAACGTGCCCCTCTACGACGACATGCGGGTGCGCGAGTATCTCCGTTTCCGCGCCGAGCTGAAGGGCCTCTCCGGCCGCGACGCCCGCCGCCGCGTCTCCGAGGTGATCGAGACCTGCGGCCTGGAGGCGGTGAAGAAGAAAATGATCCGCGTCTGCTCGAAGGGCTACCGCCAGCGCGTGGGCCTCGCCGATGCCCTGGTCCACCAGCCCGAGCTACTGATCCTGGACGAACCCACCAACGGACTGGACCCCAACCAGATCCGCCAGATCCGCGAGCTCATTCGCCAGCTCGCCGAGCGCCACACGGTGCTGGTTTCCACCCACATCCTCCACGAGGTGGAAATGACCTGCAACCGGGTCATCATCATCGACGGCGGCAAGATCAAGGCCCAGGACACGCCGAAGAACCTGGTGGCGGGCATGCGCGCCGCTGGCAAGGTCCACCTGGAGGTCGCCGCGGACCCGCAGGTCGTCTCCGCCGCCCTCTCCCGCTTGGACAACGTCAAGCGCGTGACCACGGAACCCCGGGACGACCGCTGGACGCATTTCGAGGTATTGGTCGATTCCGGCACCGATGCCCGCGAGCGGATCAACAACCTCGTGGCGCAATATGCGTGGCCCATGCGCTCGCTGTTCCGGAAGGAAGCGACGCTGGAGGATGTATTCGTGGAGCTGACGCGCCGGGACTGA